In the genome of Megalops cyprinoides isolate fMegCyp1 chromosome 18, fMegCyp1.pri, whole genome shotgun sequence, the window acacagagacacacacatgcatgcgcgcatgcatacacacacaaacacacacacatgcacacacaaacaaatacacgcACAAAGACATATCCACTATCTtctacacacaaaaacacccccccccccccacacacacacacacctgccccacATTCCAGGGTACTGCCTGCCCTCTTACCTTCCTCTTCTTGGAGCGGCCTTCCGCCTGCAGGGTCCGAGTGCACTGCTCCACGCATTCGGTGAAGCTCATATTGCTGTGGTCTGGCGTGTAGTCCAACTCGGCCAGCTGGGCAAGGGACAGGATGTAGTTACAAGCGATCCGCAGGATGGCCAGTTTGGACAGCTTCTGCCCATAGGAGTAGCATGGTACCTAGAGGGGACATGGTTCACCAGTGATTGTTTTCCATTAACCACAAGCCATGGCAGGGTCTAACACCAACACTCTTCACTCtgtccccccagccccccataaaacaaaagcagaacagCGATTATAAAGATGCTGATCATGTAACTGCGTCCGCGTGTTGCTCAGGTGAGGGTATGTTTCTAAAAGAATCCTTTGAAACGTGGGTTTTGCACCCTGACCAGATTTCATATCAGGAGAAGTGAAGAAATGCAAAGCCCTGAGATGAGGAACAGTGGAAACAGATGGATATCTATGTtacagagagacactgtgtgCACAGAGGCCATGCATCCAAATCCAATGCACAGACAATGGTTATGAGAAAATAATACAAGCAGGGGTAAAATGCCCATGCCAAAAATATTCGGACTTGACATTTTAATATCAGAAAAGGCCTagcatatattacaaaatatatcaaatattgTGCCTACATGTACAGGAGCTGTCCAGTTCTAAACTAGAGCTTGTGAGATGAGATGTGTGTTTCCAGTCTCCATGATATCTATAGTACAATTGTGATGGCATCATGGCATTGATACCCACTGCATTCTGAAAATTTCTTTAATTAGAGCTGTTTCCTGTCACGTTTGCGCCAGGCCAGATGTTGGCTTTTTTCATCCCATATGATTAAAGCCGAACTCTCAATAGTCAGCTCTAATGTGTGATGAGGAACATAATAAACAGTTAATGGAGACCTTTATCGACTCACCAACTAGCACAAAGTGACACCTCTTTCCCAAAAACTGTGGCCTTGCAAAAACTTTTCCTTTGGAGATTATAGGTCAGCTGTGGTCACCTGAAGTCACAACCACTAAAACTGCTAGTTTTACAGCATGGTGTAAACTGGAGTTACAAGCACACACTACGCCGCAGATACAAGAGGACTGCTGTGTTTTGCAACTGTTTTGAAAATTGCCCCTTAGTATGGAAGGTGATGGGGGTTAAGTGCCGAAGGTGGCTCAGATGATAGGGATTGGGCAAGTCAGATGACAGCGGTTTGGTGTGGAAGACAGGTCAGGTGATGGGGTTTAGTGCAGGGAGCAGGTGAGGTGACAGGGTCTGGTGCAGAAAGCAGGTCAGGTAATGGGGGTTGGGTCATGAATTGGAATGAAGTGCCTAGTTTAGTCTAGggccttttttggggggtgggggcttcaTTTTTCTTAAAGGCTTACTAATTACCATACTGAgctgaaagcaaaaaataatctaaatgctactgaaaaaagagaagcccTTAAAGCTACCATGAAATGTGCATTAGTTGTGATTCTTAAAGGAGTAAAACtggaaattaaaaatcaaactgaaatgtttttaacagaCAAATACTTCAAAGTAATTGTACCATCAATGGTGCTGACTGACAAGCACTTCAAACCgaaagagaagaaacagaaataGCACTGATACAAAATGGTATCATATCATATTCAAATACAGAATATTGCTTATTTCATCTGTGTTAATTCCTCTGACTTTTTGCAGTCTTGCTTCCCCGCCACTGTTGCTCACTGAAAGTCACTGACAAAGCTACCTACAAACAAGCAGAGCCAGGCAGACACTTCCAGCTCTACAGGAAGTACATTCGCACATTACATTCCACACTTACAACTTAGCTAATTACCACCAGAAcataacagaaatatatttaataaaataaatgaataacactCATGAGTATTCACAACAAAGATCAAAATGTGACCAAagttgaaaaatatatattttaaagtgaaACATTTGTTAACAGTAAATTTGGCATCTAGCTTTGGTTTCTAACAAAGAAGTAAGGATTATCTGTGCATCCATGTGCTATACTGAATGTGCTGAGTGAGAATTATCTCCTCctcaatgcccccccccccccttacaaaAACAATGTCTAATTTATTTCACAAGTTACCAATAAGTATGCAAGTGGATTGGACAGGTAGCTAAACGTGCAGCGTTAATCAATATGTTTCCTCCTCCAGAGGGCAATATTTACACAGGCACTAAATAGGTGCCTAGCCTAGTAAATAGGTGACAGCTGAGGCTGCATGTTCACAGTCTAATAGAAACACAGTGTGACACTTTAGTATACATTCTAATCTAAAAAATAAACTCATTAATGATGTCATCATAGACGGATTAGGTAAATGTTGGTAAACATTTGTGCAGTTATTGTTGACATTGGCTTAGGCCAATTATAACAATGATAACATTGTGGCTTGGTTTTAATTCTCAATGCTTCTGATTAATAAgcttttatttgcagttttgattgaatacTAATCAGGTTTTTACCTGACAGTCATCTGCATTGAACTTCTGATGAGAGAAGTGTAGCTAATGATTATTTAGTGACgaccatattagctgaatacTGATCAGTACTACTTAATTGGGTTGGGTTTATGAGACATCAAGTTAAGCACATTAGCATTCATTCTACACATTTtagtgttttatatttgttaatCCTCAGCTCAATAGTCGCCTTGAATTTGGATGATTGCACATTCAAACcaaaatgtgtataaatttcatttgcagtttgcCGGTTATGATCCATGACATATTTgcatttggatttggatttgacCACAAGTGTCTGTACTCATGCCTGCATGTGTCTTCAACTCCATGTGGATGGGGGCTGGACAAGGTCCAACAGAAGAAGGGAATGACCATATCCTTTCACTGTGggattatgatttttttctaaagttgAAAGGTTGTCATAAGTATTTGTGTGGCACACTATCATCTGGTGTCTACGGCAGGAGGGGTGGATTAGGATGGCAGGGGGTGTCCTGCTTAATAGCCTAAAAATGcagatctctttttttaatcgttttttacttaatattttattactttttaaattattattattagtagcattATATTTATGTTGTAATTACAAACTCAGTAGCAGACATTCCACTTGTTCTTTACCTTAAATTACTTATTTACATAGAAACTGATCGtcaacatttgtgtttttcttgtgagATGGTATCAGATGGAAATAATGCATTGTGTGTAGCAGCTGGGAAAAGCGctgatatttctgaaaaaaagagtgTTGTCGGAATTCTTCATGCTGTAATTTGCTGACTTCGTGCCAGaattggaaataaaaatattttaggaTCCCTCTGGGAGTCTGTTCTGGAATGATGTTGAACCACAGCTTTAGTGTTAAGAGCAACTTTCCAGATTTTCTGCCCCACCGTTCAGACTTGTGGTAATGCTGAATTGTCTTAACCTGACATACTGTATTGTGAGAGTCGATTATTCACGTAATTTTGTGTGGACATTTTAGAGATCCCGTAATTGCAGATCGCATGCGTGCTGTCAAAGCACAATGTTTCAACAAGGCgcattcaaataaatatgcatactTTTGAAGACGGGTAAAACACACAGCTTTGACAACACTCATTTTAGAAGCCATTAGCTACACTTGCTGTCTTTTTTATATAGATCATACAGATCATTATCTCTACGATTAGCAGTGTACTTTGCACTGTACAGTAAATTTTAAAGTACACATAAAGGTTTGCTTCAAACATGAAAACCAAGGCAATGTTTCAATTTTAGCTGTGAATAAGCATTACAGTTAGTAACATTTGAACACTGTGCTACAGTTACACAGCTTGTCTGTTCGGTTGAAATACCTGCTTCCTCAGCGCCTCAAAGGCGGCACTGATGGTATGCACACGGGTCCTCTCTCTGGCATTTGCTAGCAGCCTCCGTGTCTGCTGAATGGCTTTGATCTCAGTGACGACGCCAGACGTTTCTCCCAGCCGTTTCCTAGGCGATGCCGCCTGCTCGCTGTTATTGATGTAAGACGCCTGGGGGACGGAAGAGAAAGATCTCTCGGATGACCGCTGACACAATACAATCCGCGAGTGGAGCGGGTGGTCTACCGCAAACGGCTGTGGATGGTCAAAGCTGGTGACCTGCGGCGACGTGTTTGTGAAGGTGTCTGTTGCTGGGGCAGGGGACGATCGCTGGGACCGGGGAGTCGCGATATGTCCCGTCATAGAAGATAAAGAGCTAATCCTCATATCGATAGCTCTGTTAGAGTTTCTTCTTGGGTGCGCGAGGCGATCCACATCAGATGCCACTCTGCCCCGATCCTGCAACCTTTCAAAACTCTTATTTCTGCTCGTGTCTTCCATCAATTGCCTGGTTGAAGCCTCAACCATTGTAGCGCCATGTTTAAAACTTTTAAGTCCGTTGACGTGTTTGACTGGATCTCGACCTTTTCGTTTGAACTTTTTGATGGCAGTTATGTCCTTTCCATACAGCGTCTTCCAGTTCCCCTCACTACCAAGTTGTGTGTTCCTCATGTTAAGAGAACTAACACTGTATAATTATACTAATAACAATAAGCCACTTTCAAAAGATCAAGAATTctgtataataataatctagcaacactgtaaatattaaaacaaaatacctGCAAAGCAAAAGATCATTCTGGTCTTTATAGAGGTAATCCGTCTTGAACAATGTATCTGTGATTATCTCCGTGAACTGTTTAACCTGTTACGTATCACAATTATTAGTCTAAAgaattatttacaaaatacGCGTACACCGCAGCAAGCCTGCGTGCGTGTTGCTTCCTAGGCTTCGCGCTGTCATCTGCAGCCTTTGCAGCACAGGCagcatttttgtgaatgtgctCTGAGATCCATCTGTATTTGTTTAGCCTCAGTTTACACAGAAGCCCCTGTTGGTGGGATCAGTCAGTACGCCGCCTGTAGCCGGAGAGACCGCCTCACAGTCGTCGAGCTCCGCAGCGCCTCACAAATACATTCTGTTCCGAAACGCCAGGGTTCTGCACGGACTGCATTTAGCCGCCTCCAGAATTAGCCCATTACACGGGGTGCTTGCTTAACTGGCACACAGCAAAGAGACTGGGACCTTTAACGCGAAAAAGaaattgtgccttttttttaactattttccTTAATATGTCTCGTGAACTTTACTTCGAGGAAAAATTAAGCACACAAGGTAAATTGCtgatacatttttcagaatgaGGACCTGTTGCAGGTGCCTtttaaagacacacaaatacttTGTCATTGAGATGATAATTTGTGATATGTCGTCACGGTTTTGTCCTTTGTAgctcaaaataaattataataaattcaataaaatataatataatacatttcataaaaaatggaaatagtCGAATAGGCCTacctaataatgtaatgtcaaaattagactgaataaatgtaaatggaaattgaatttacagtatatgcaatATAAAATTCAGTAGATAACAGATGGAAGAATAACTGCTATGGTTTAAAATAGTTAATCCAGCAAAATTCCTGTGGGCtattaaaaagaacattttaaagtgTCAGTTATACTGAAGCCATGAAACAAAAGATAAACAACAGAAGGGGGTAAATTTGAGATAAAATCAGAAATGGTGTTAAGGggagatgatggtgatggtgatgaggggagaaattgtgttttgaggaaatgattattaataataaaacaagttaTAAATAAAAGTAACAAGACATTAGAGTTCTGGTATTTGCAGGTAGTTCAGTTCACCACTGAGCCAGAGTGAACAACCTTCCCCACTTCATGTAGAGTACCTATATGGGGAAGTGAGTTTTCCAGCATCAAGCATCTACAGTCAACAAGGtctgtttcagctttttttaGGAGGGACTAAAATTGGGACTGAACCAGGAAACTGTTCCATTATTGTTATAGAAAGAGAAGAGATGGGAAAAGTATGCTGTTTACTCACACTTTGATAATAAACAGCTAATGTGGCCATCTATTCTACCAAGAAGCTGTAGGAATCATTTGGATGGTTGAATATTGGCTGAAGGAGTAGTACTCTATGCTCACATGCATTGCATTAGTTATGGACACACCACATTGTCCATACATCCATGTGTGGCTGGTTCTTAACAATGCTGCATAATACTCAAAGAGGAGAGGTCAGAGCATGCTAGAGAGGTCTGAGGTTGAACCCTGTTTAAGATGTAATGCCAATATCTGCTTTTGATTAAATATATACCATCCAAGGGCCCTAACTTTTTTAGAGGAGCTGTGGGCTAACTCTCTTAGTAGAATTGATGTTTTCTCAGGGCATGCATGAATCCAGTTTATTAATCCATTGAGAGATGCGTGGAAGGCCCTCACAGTTCCCTTTAAAAGTTGAAATTTTTAGCAGCAGTCAGAGCCAGATTTACAAAGGTTTCAATTGGCTTTTATAAGTTGTTCATATCACCTAGCATTGCTGATattacatgtaacattttactTGTAGGATCAATGGGACTCTAGGAAACAGAGAGAACATTTGTATAATATTACCCTACATGCCTATGCATCAAAATAGGGACCCAACATTTGAAAAACCAATGAGCACACTTTGCAGTTTTGAACTTTGACATTGTAACAAAAAATCATTGGGTTTAGAGGGACAGCCAGGAcaacatttgtgtgaaaatagCCATGAATTGCAAAAGCTATGCTGGCTGTCGTGTTTCTCTGATTACTATAGATATGTTAGATGCTCAATTTACAGGATTATCTGGGTTGTGGATCCAagaattatgtaatgtaaagggaACAGGCTGCCCATAGTAAAATGacatatattgtaatatactgagaaatatgttgttcagcccaagagTGTAttggaaatataattaaaatacatttttaaaaatctatatatttcaatataacaAAACCCAACCCCAGtaatttactattttactattaaatatatttattgagctaaaaataaattttcagcAACACATTCtctatatatacatttttggatGGGCGCATCCCATTACTGTGAACAGTGTTACCTTATTGCCCAAATGTGACTGTAGTTgcattttgaacacatttttttagtGTGCATGTGAAAAGACTGAGGTTGAACAAAGTGTGAAGTTAGAAtagaaaaatgcagaaatggtaTAAAACAGGTTTACAGCAGGTTATTTTtgattaaacttttatttttgcGTTTAAAATTCATGCACAGAAGCTTTTGTCTGTGACCTGAAGAACGCTGTCAAAGAGGAAATAAAGTTTTATCTGTGATATATAGGAAATACTGTAGAATTCCAAATGCATGCAGTATATTAATCtatgaaaattattaattttggaCCACgtctgtcatttaaaatataggTCTCTGAAATAATACTGTGGTTATGCTGTGGGATTTCAATCATTCATGGTTTTGCCATTGATACAGCCATAAACTCCTGACCCAACTATGGGcataattttaaacattataGATGCATGACAGAGACACCAgttttttccattgtgttttgCCAAAATCTGATAAACTGTTGAATGAAACACTAATGTCATTGCAATGCAGGTACACTCACAATGCTGTTGGACACAAGAAATCCCCAAAGTGAAGCCATTCAGATCCTGAAACAAGGGCCAGTTTCTGTCTTTACTAAGATGATGCTGTATAGGATCAGGCATTGTGACTTTACTTACACCGTTTTCTTGCATACCATGTTGAACTGAACATCTGGTGAAAGTTTTGTAGTGTGGAGGATATATTTCATTGAAACTTTATTTCTCAATGTATCCtagtttgttttggaaaaaccACAAGAACACTGCAGTCTGCTGGCAGGTTGTGAACCACATGAGGTTTAGTGGCTGCTGGTGTCTAATTTCTAAATATTAATTCAAACctcatgttattattattattattattattactattcatttatttgacagatgTTGTTCAGGGAAGCTTACAAGGCATTAGAAAATCTGGTGGAGAATATAAATAGCATATATATTCCAAGTTCTAATATCTAAAAGACAACACATTACCAATTAATAAATTAAGGCACACAcctaaaaatgtaacatttccaaTATTACCTTAATTACTAGACATCAGtaatttgaaaaacagaattcagGAGGGATCAGGTCTGAGGACAAGCAGTATAAGACCAGACCCAAACAGGATGTGCCTGGGAGAGGAGGAACCAGTCAAAGAAATGGGGGATCAGTCACAAAGAGGAGTAATCAGTCACAGAGTATTTAGCACTCTCTTGATCTTATCTCTATCTATgctatctatccctattttctattttaaaagtACTCTATACTAGTTAAGCACTTAATTTGGTATCTTACTGACCTGTTGTAATACTtcttgataactactcttagcataagccgttttcacatatgaactccggacaaagtgcggagaatcaggtccgcagCTTGGCCGGAAtttccctttcacacatgtagcaggcaacaggagattgtccgtgacagacgcgttctcacctacaggacACACACCgctttggtttaggtgaggggcggcgcctgggtagagcatgcaggaggcaggacatgacgcaaaaactacgctgcagaaatcgcacTGGCTttattcgaaaccgcctactgtatactgtgtactgcgtactacacaagtat includes:
- the atoh8 gene encoding protein atonal homolog 8 encodes the protein MRNTQLGSEGNWKTLYGKDITAIKKFKRKGRDPVKHVNGLKSFKHGATMVEASTRQLMEDTSRNKSFERLQDRGRVASDVDRLAHPRRNSNRAIDMRISSLSSMTGHIATPRSQRSSPAPATDTFTNTSPQVTSFDHPQPFAVDHPLHSRIVLCQRSSERSFSSVPQASYINNSEQAASPRKRLGETSGVVTEIKAIQQTRRLLANARERTRVHTISAAFEALRKQVPCYSYGQKLSKLAILRIACNYILSLAQLAELDYTPDHSNMSFTECVEQCTRTLQAEGRSKKRKE